Proteins from a single region of Kluyveromyces lactis strain NRRL Y-1140 chromosome A complete sequence:
- the RAD30 gene encoding DNA-directed DNA polymerase eta (similar to uniprot|Q04049 YDR419W Saccharomyces cerevisiae RAD30 DNA polymerase eta involved in the predominantly error-free bypass replication of DNA lesions), translated as MSKYRWRDLIDLNDKEKSFLSPLACIAHIDVNAFFAQVEQVRCGFSRDDPVVAVQWTSILAVSYAARKYNVSRMESILDAIKKCDKIIPIHTAVFRKGEDYWQYHDGCGSWVEDESKKLSPTNYKVALEPYRRESRKLIKLFQDEYDLVEKASVDEAFIELGRKLFYELLMDDSYTDFADIRGIFQDGRYDLNDHLPSLPTKLSIQFSGEVFNSQNRPLFEDWDDVLMCLASNSTNTIRNQIDDMLGYTTSCGISMTKNLSKLASNYKKPNAQTIVKNNCIDDFLDCGKFEINSFWTLGGIRGKELIDLMELPKEHSIKFIRDSWPVSSDDIRKFMLKKIICRDIQRSREYNINEADVAKISAKIYQLVRGQFRLPVEPRPLPKSMMSKKNLRNDDCASVIDCIEWLEIFCSELNYRVHDLEQEYEKVIMPRTIVIMIKGKAGMKYTQTRRITTASSSITSRELFINATKLINEIDKQHGKLAGVYPLRELSLTLSNFDIIDKGKTVLDMFGNRAISKSSSTDNNVVKIEGEDIHSDSKGGPYDASVSETLEGEPPSASSPPTMAENLTCKQCGETLQDKKLFQEHVDYHLSVQLSEQINGVSENSTMLTHAERILLFGKKAKKNAASVQKPKKKDGGIMKFFKK; from the coding sequence ATGTCGAAATACAGATGGCGagatttgattgatttgaatgacAAAGAGAAGAGCTTTCTTTCTCCATTAGCATGCATTGCACACATTGATGTCAATGCCTTTTTTGCACAGGTAGAACAGGTACGATGCGGTTTTTCAAGGGATGATCCGGTAGTTGCAGTACAATGGACTAGTATTTTAGCCGTTTCTTATGCAGCTCGAAAGTATAATGTGTCCCGCATGGAGAGCATACTTGATGCGATAAAAAAGTGTGATAAAATCATTCCGATACACACAGCTGTTTTCCGTAAAGGGGAAGACTATTGGCAGTACCATGATGGGTGCGGATCATGGGTAGAAGACGAGAGTAAAAAGTTAAGTCCAACAAACTATAAAGTTGCCTTAGAACCGtacagaagagaaagtCGCAAACTCATcaaattatttcaagatgaaTACGATTTAGTTGAGAAAGCCAGTGTGGACGAAGCTTTCATAGAATTGGGACGCAAATTATTTTATGAACTTCTCATGGATGATTCCTATACCGATTTTGCTGATATTAGGGGTATTTTCCAGGATGGAAGGTACGATTTAAATGACCATTTACCCAGTTTACCAACTAAACTCAGCATTCAGTTCAGTGGAGAGGTATTCAATTCACAGAATAGGCCCTTATTTGAGGATTGGGATGATGTCCTTATGTGCTTAGCAAGTAATTCTACTAACACAATCAGAAACcaaattgatgatatgTTGGGATATACCACATCTTGTGGTATATCAATGACGAAGAATCTTAGCAAGCTTGCTTCTAATTACAAGAAACCCAATGCGCAAACCATTGTAAAGAACAACTGTATAGATGATTTCCTTGATTGCGGGAAgtttgaaatcaattccTTTTGGACATTGGGTGGCATACGTGGAAAGGAATTAATTGATTTGATGGAACTTCCCAAAGAACATTCTATAAAGTTCATTAGAGATTCATGGCCAGTTTCAAGCGATGACATCAGAAAATTCATGCTCAAGAAAATCATATGCAGAGATATACAAAGGTCTAGAGAGTACAACATTAATGAAGCCGATGTTGCCAAAATAAGTGCGAAAATCTATCAATTAGTAAGAGGCCAATTCAGGTTGCCTGTCGAACCGCGACCATTGCCAAAATCTATGATGTCGAAGAAAAATTTGAGAAATGATGATTGTGCTAGCGTTATTGACTGCATTGAATGGCTTGAAATCTTTTGCAGTGAACTAAACTACCGTGTACATGACTTAGAACAAGAATATGAAAAGGTAATAATGCCAAGAACAATTGTTATCATGATTAAGGGCAAAGCAGGCATGAAATATACTCAAACCCGAAGAATCACTACCGCTTCAAGTAGTATAACGTCCAGAGAGTTATTCATCAATGCaacaaaattgataaacGAGATTGATAAGCAACATGGCAAGCTTGCCGGTGTTTACCCTTTGAGAGAACTCTCGTTGACTCTTTCcaattttgatataatAGACAAGGGGAAAACTGTCCTTGATATGTTCGGTAATCGAGCAATCtcaaaatcatcttcaactgaTAACAACGTCGTAAAGATAGAAGGTGAAGACATACATTCAGATTCGAAAGGTGGCCCTTATGATGCGTCTGTTTCAGAGACACTCGAGGGAGAACCACCAAGTGCTTCTTCTCCTCCTACAATGGCTGAAAATTTAACTTGCAAACAGTGCGGGGAAACTCTACAGGACAAAAAACTGTTCCAAGAGCACGTCGATTATCATCTATCAGTTCAATTATCAGAACAGATTAACGGAGTATCAGAGAACTCAACAATGCTGACGCACGCAGAAAGAATCCTTCTCTTCGGAAAGAAAGCTAAGAAGAATGCCGCATCAGTGCAAAaacccaaaaaaaaagatggaGGAATCATGAAGTTCTTCAAGAAGTGA
- a CDS encoding acyl-CoA-binding domain-containing protein (conserved hypothetical protein): MPLPLQESTMSDDSVDRVFEKAIVTIQTLSSQKGYHSLPRPPANVRIQLYALFKQSTEGDVSHILDKPDGNPTSPDYNLALRKWEAWKSKEGLSKTEAKRAYIELLIHTMKTYAMGTIVARELLSELEFMWWQISHSNTFDGNEGPEYQDETNSVLMLTNDNDMDNGSEKIRREVYETLATLRPNSIQNGISLAPIGSGLSDKSEEFYAIWITLKRILTKLLTISRGIVTYLGKRIMSQSLILLFMLFVVKYSDKSIDLALDKVDSRHSSWISKLIQLLSQFTGISKVSLQVQ, translated from the coding sequence ATGCCGTTACCGCTACAAGAAAGTACAATGTCCGATGACTCTGTAGATCGTGTGTTTGAGAAAGCTATTGTTACAATTCAAACCCTTTCCTCTCAAAAAGGGTATCACTCATTACCAAGACCACCAGCGAATGTGAGGATTCAACTATATGCATTGTTCAAACAGTCCACAGAAGGAGACGTCAGCCATATATTGGATAAGCCGGACGGTAATCCTACATCACCGGATTATAACTTAGCCTTACGTAAATGGGAGGCATGGAAGAGTAAGGAAGGATTGTCGAAGACTGAAGCTAAAAGAGCCTACATTGAATTGTTGATCCACACCATGAAGACATACGCTATGGGGACCATCGTTGCGCGAGAACTACTTTCAGAATTAGAGTTTATGTGGTGGCAGATAAGCCATTCTAATACGTTTGATGGAAATGAGGGGCCTGAATATCAAGATGAAACGAATAGTGTATTGATGCTAACAAATGATAACGACATGGATAACGGATCAGAGAAGATTAGAAGAGAAGTATATGAGACTCTCGCTACCCTACGACCCAATTCAATCCAAAATGGTATAAGTCTCGCGCCGATCGGATCAGGTCTATCTGATAAGAGTGAAGAATTCTATGCTATTTGGATCACCCTCAAAAGAATACTGACAAAGCTTCTCACAATCAGTAGAGGCATAGTAACATACCTCGGGAAGCGTATAATGTCTCAATCGCTCATACTACTATTCATGTTGTTTGTCGTAAAATATTCCGACAAATCTATTGATCTAGCTCTAGATAAAGTAGACTCCCGTCATTCTTCATGGATATCTAAACTAATTCAGTTATTAAGCCAATTCACAGGGATAAGTAAGGTCAGTCTACAAGTTCAATAA
- the RPL12B gene encoding 60S ribosomal protein uL11 (highly similar to uniprot|P17079 YEL054C Saccharomyces cerevisiae RPL12A or uniprot|P17079 Saccharomyces cerevisiae YDR418w RPL12A Protein component of the large (60S) ribosomal subunit), with protein MPPKFDPNEVKYLYLRAVGGEVGASAALAPKIGPLGLSPKKVGEDIAKATKDFKGIKVTVQLKIQNRQATASVVPSASSLVITALKEPPRDRKKDKNVKHSGNLQLEDIIEVAKQMREKSFGKNLASVTKEILGTAQSVGCRVNYKNPHDIIEAINAGEIEIPEN; from the coding sequence ATGCCTCCAAAGtttgatccaaatgaaGTCAAGTACTTGTACTTGAGAGCTGTCGGTGGTGAAGTTGGTGCTTCCGCTGCTTTGGCTCCAAAGATTGGTCCATTGGGTTTGTCCCCAAAGAAGGTTGGTGAAGATATCGCCAAGGCCACCAAGGATTTCAAGGGTATCAAGGTTACTGTTCAATTGAAGATCCAAAACAGACAAGCTACTGCTTCTGTTGTTCCATCCGCTTCCTCTTTGGTTATCACCGCTTTGAAGGAACCACCAAGAGACAGAAAGAAGGACAAGAACGTCAAACACAGTGGTAACTTGCAATTGGAAGACATCATCGAAGTTGCTAAGCAAATGAGAGAAAAGTCTTTCGGTAAGAACTTGGCTTCTGTCACCAAGGAAATCTTGGGTACTGCTCAATCCGTCGGTTGTCGTGTTAACTACAAGAACCCACACGACATCATCGAAGCTATCAACGCtggtgaaattgaaattccaGAAAACTAA
- the MAK10 gene encoding Mak10p (similar to uniprot|Q02197 Saccharomyces cerevisiae YEL053C MAK10 Non-catalytic subunit of N-terminal acetyltransferase of the NatC type), translating into MVVENNIAELANLTLDHRMDPKNEAQFIDITDHLKALAAKLAPETVVKEATFNLFEGTYALEVCNVKLDTSLIELCPEELEFDCNVPYGDSNNGERLDYVTAVCDRLCRSLMNWLHDYQTLPTTVLSCRYVEFLMELYTSNPVSSLQSFQGLRTRDPLYDQVLCSFVIGVCSFIKFTSKVLKDGGVYEEEDLNCNVMSLDMLSGVDTKEVIDLLNSSLQLLVQSYSESTHLQKLVDLVKHLLHLPNYHYPSCQSSVSSDLLPLQKSLDIISSLVQDDYTTKQHSYPPGCFSKGIQKRRDNNFPPKDLFEPKGDEYVSYTEFMRDIIAALSVKDCNTAFEIRQYVWFFNRIRQRTVMARALLQSYLIREDTILDKFRFNTFKDMHLYEFSLAGTALYDVISSREQTTDRDNMIEALNELSYCLLRWYQNMPQNSCRHRQGFNRLLLDWDSVQAQFEQYETQWQSMGIVDSITNMGNIPLMPVSTWIYTTKLLMMIEFTLEGFHLEVYKPWESFTQYWFCYYLSSHLESNLKRLHEFLLQKISYILNYNKRIKKLKAGEKKENAKARYRHLTDNVLPQLRLNERTVNFFFMKCTIFKSLSLAQVFQFALLKSFNVIDSKNDVSTRFSSDRLIHKLRFKTFSSIGIPEIPTFEQFQKSLNDFVIEPPSIHSKIPKLLNFMNTELESAKSALSTIIQTIETGETDDSPVSTGTKHVKEPALQWYKSMLNSTVALSVNASVLKTKLSEDLKSHDLHATYDVELKFTPNGCYYFPLLTISPKKARNALPHTT; encoded by the coding sequence ATGGTGGTTGAGAATAACATTGCAGAGTTGGCGAATTTAACGCTAGATCATCGAATGGATCCTAAAAACGAAGCCCAGTTTATAGACATCACAGATCATTTAAAGGCCCTAGCAGCGAAGTTGGCACCAGAGACAGTGGTCAAAGAAGCTACGTTCAATCTGTTCGAAGGGACTTATGCATTGGAAGTATGCAACGTGAAATTAGATACAAGCCTTATTGAGTTATGCCCTGAAGAGTTGGAATTCGACTGCAATGTACCATACGGGGACTCAAATAATGGAGAAAGGCTTGATTATGTCACTGCGGTTTGTGATCGATTATGTCGctctttgatgaattggCTTCATGATTACCAAACTCTACCCACTACGGTGCTAAGTTGTCGATACGTCGAATTTCTTATGGAATTATACACTTCGAACCCGGTTTCATCGTTACAATCGTTCCAAGGATTACGCACGCGCGACCCCTTGTATGATCAAGTCTTGTGCAGCTTTGTGATAGGTGTTTGTTCATTCATAAAGTTCACTTCcaaagttttgaaagatggTGGTGTTTACGAGGAGGAAGACTTGAACTGTAACGTTATGAGTTTGGATATGCTCTCTGGCGTGGACACAAAAGAAGTAATAGATTTATTGAACTCTTCGTTGCAACTGTTAGTTCAGTCATACTCAGAATCTACGCATCTACAAAAACTTGTTGATTTAGTCAAACATTTGTTGCACTTACCCAATTATCATTATCCCTCATGTCAGTCTTCGGTTTCTTCAGACTTACTACCTTTGCAAAAATCACTAGatattatttcttcattggtACAAGACGATTATACTACTAAGCAGCATTCATACCCTCCTGGTTGTTTTTCCAAGGGCATTCAAAAGAGGCGTGATAATAACTTCCCACCAAAGGATCTCTTTGAACCTAAGGGAGACGAATATGTCTCTTATACTGAATTCATGAGAGATATCATAGCGGCATTATCGGTAAAAGATTGCAATACAGCGTTCGAAATCAGACAATATGTTTGGTTTTTCAACCGAATTAGACAAAGGACAGTCATGGCTCGTGCGTTACTGCAATCATATTTAATTAGAGAAGACACCATCTTAGACAAGTTTCGGTTTAACACGTTCAAGGATATGCACCTTTACGAGTTCTCATTAGCAGGAACAGCATTGTACGATGTAATATCCAGCCGCGAGCAAACAACAGATCGCGATAATATGATAGAAGCCTTGAATGAACTCTCATATTGCCTCCTTCGTTGGTATCAAAATATGCCACAAAATTCATGTAGGCATCGGCAAGGATTTAATAGACTATTACTCGACTGGGACTCCGTTCAAGCGCAATTTGAGCAATATGAAACCCAATGGCAATCAATGGGAATTGTAGATAGCATTACAAACATGGGGAATATCCCATTGATGCCAGTTTCAACATGGATTTACACTACAAAGTTGCTTATGATGATAGAATTCACTTTAGAAGGATTTCATTTGGAAGTTTACAAGCCTTGGGAATCCTTTACTCAGTACTGGTTCTGTTATTACTTGTCGAGTCACTTGGAatcaaacttgaaaagaTTGCACGAGTTTCTGTTGCAGAAGATCAGTTACATTTTGAATTACAATAAGAGAATAAAGAAACTCAAGGCCGGcgaaaagaaagagaatgCTAAAGCGCGCTATAGACATTTAACAGATAATGTTTTACCTCAACTAAGACTAAACGAGAGAACtgtcaatttctttttcatgAAATGCACAATATTTAAGTCTCTCTCCCTGGCTCAAGTATTCCAATTTGCACTACTTAAATCTTTCAACGTAATAGATTCTAAGAATGATGTGTCTACCCGATTCAGTTCCGATAGACTCATACATAAACTTAGATTTAAGACCTTTTCCTCAATTGGAATACCCGAGATCCCCacatttgaacaattccaAAAGTCATTAAACGATTTTGTCATTGAACCACCATCAATTCATTCCAAGATACCCAAACTTCTGAACTTTATGAATACTGAATTAGAATCTGCCAAGAGTGCACTATCTACTATCATACAAACCATAGAGACTGGAGAAACAGATGATTCTCCAGTTTCTACCGGCACAAAACACGTGAAAGAACCGGCGTTACAATGGTATAAATCAATGCTTAACTCAACTGTTGCATTGAGTGTCAATGCATCCGTGTTAAAGACGAAATTGTCGGAAGATTTGAAGTCACATGACTTGCATGCCACTTACGACGTTGAACTCAAATTCACACCTAACGGTTGCTACTATTTCCCATTGTTGACAATTTCACCTAAGAAAGCAAGAAATGCTTTACCACACACCACATAA
- the AFG1 gene encoding Afg1p (similar to uniprot|P32317 YEL052W Saccharomyces cerevisiae AFG1 Putative ATPase of the CDC48/PAS1/SEC18 (AAA) family localized to mitochondria), with protein sequence MLIFSQGCKKVLVSRVGSGLVERPGYTFGLFQQVLAQRWVSQSADVTETPLSKYDELVKLGKLRDDPYQRSIIKSLGHLHDSLVSYNPEPVQPPSVLDQVGWKTGFLGKLFARKEKYSTEGVPKGIYLYGDVGCGKTMLMELFYLTVPPALSKKRIHFHQFMQYVHKRSHDIISEQNFDALGEAKGRDIDPIPFLAAEIANTSRVLCFDEFQVTDVADAMILRRLITTLLSKEYGVVLFATSNRKPDDLYINGVQRESFVPCIELIKERTEVVLLDSPTDYRKIPRPISSVYYYPSHNLSYFSKECELARKLHVQQWYSYFAQLHRPSKSENGHDIVYNYPLTIWGRQLLVPKCTPGRVAQFTFKQLCGEPLAAGDYLTLANSFKSFVVTDLPYLTIYVRDEVRRFITFLDAVYDNGGKLATTGADDFTSLFVEPEDIVNDYELKPADQMKHEDEPEVEDELVSKHGFSKDIAKKAQIFALDEERFAFARALSRLSHMSSTDWVEKQ encoded by the coding sequence ATGCTGATATTTTCACAGGGTTGTAAGAAGGTTCTTGTCAGTAGAGTTGGCAGCGGTCTTGTTGAAAGACCAGGGTATACCTTTGGACTTTTCCAACAAGTATTGGCACAGCGGTGGGTTTCTCAATCTGCGGATGTTACGGAAACACCGTTGTCGAAATATGACGAGTTGGTAAAGCTCGGAAAATTAAGAGATGATCCGTATCAGCGGAGTATCATCAAATCCTTAGGTCATTTGCACGACTCTTTGGTTTCGTACAATCCGGAACCAGTACAACCACCAAGCGTGCTAGATCAAGTCGGCTGGAAAACAGGGTTTCTTGGGAAATTATTTGCAAGGAAAGAGAAGTATTCGACGGAGGGTGTTCCTAAGggtatatatttatacGGTGATGTAGGATGTGGAAAGACGATGTTGATGGAGTTGTTCTATTTGACAGTTCCTCCAGCTTTGTCAAAGAAACGTATACATTTCCATCAGTTCATGCAGTATGTGCATAAAAGATCTCATGACATTATATCCGAACAAAATTTCGATGCTTTGGGTGAAGCTAAGGGAAGAGATATCGACCCAATCCCATTTCTAGCGGCAGAGATTGCAAACACTTCTAGAGTGCTTTGTTTCGACGAGTTTCAAGTGACGGACGTGGCAGATGCCATGATTTTACGGAGGTTAATTACTACATTGCTTTCCAAAGAGTACGGTGTTGTACTCTTTGCAACGAGTAACAGAAAGCCAGATGATCTTTACATCAATGGTGTTCAAAGAGAATCGTTTGTTCCATGTATTGAACTGATAAAGGAAAGAACCGAAGTGGTATTGTTGGATTCTCCTACCGATTATCGTAAGATTCCAAGACCAATTTCATCTGTTTATTACTATCCAAGTCATAATTTATCctatttttcaaaagagtGTGAATTGGCGAGGAAATTACACGTACAGCAATGGTATAGTTATTTTGCCCAACTGCATCGTCCCAGTAAGTCAGAAAATGGCCATGACATTGTATATAACTATCCATTGACTATCTGGGGTAGACAATTACTCGTTCCTAAATGTACACCTGGGAGAGTAGCACAATTCACCTTTAAACAATTATGTGGAGAACCTTTGGCTGCTGGTGACTATTTAACTTTGGCTAACTCATTCAAGTCCTTTGTTGTCACAGATTTGCCATACTTAACCATATACGTACGTGACGAAGTTAGACGGTTCATTACATTCTTGGATGCAGTTTACGATAACGGTGGTAAATTAGCTACCACTGGTGCAGATGACTTCACCTCACTATTCGTGGAACCAGAAGATATTGTCAACGACTATGAGCTTAAACCAGCAGATCAAATGAAACATGAAGATGAACCTGAAGTAGAGGATGAATTGGTCAGTAAACACGGATTTTCTAAGGATATTGCCAAAAAAGCACAGATTTTCGCATTAGATGAAGAACGGTTTGCATTTGCAAGAGCCCTAAGTAGATTATCCCACATGAGTTCAACTGATTGGGTCGAAAAACAGTAA
- the SYF1 gene encoding mRNA splicing protein SYF1 (similar to uniprot|Q04048 Saccharomyces cerevisiae YDR416w SYF1 synthetic lethal with CDC40): MEIDKFVKEEDIPFEYGVVRERDNAVSWSRYLATKRSAGDELNLDWLYERCLKEIKDDWHLWKEFLKWRIELLNDCDIFRHKDEYNKISLLFEQCLTSCGKVGDAWIMYMEWVIQFKDLKRIRELLGKALRSMSWEYHEAIWRVVIDFIINELLIDNKRYELSLEDSIYYFVHGEHSTNFDTDLWSSSILQRYSLICDDIEPLLIYIFKTHDWSTIVRVFEKHLSPNLKPSQTSLFELYVSYITSMILVDNSAGVAAVVDQCIELFPFKKGELKTYLIFNLIRQGKITEAELYLEKVISETKDIIEFSVLYDFWIRMEELLTQELIQKMKDDNSEKQRLFANIRLHADTLTSLIKNHTIRLNDLELRREPNNIKLWLERVKLFDTISDKAKVYADAVLTVDYRLQTTPGLLGELWCQYCRLFEEDIEKSEVLLDKATNVPFKFLVDLENVWLYWCEYRLKRSIDDAIKVLSVVLEIPDNHELLLQKFEKGESPAQAAIFSSKRLWAMYLDLLEVKGNYGTAVNAYETAILIKAATPAMFINYALLNESSGHQAEALAVFERSVEIFPPSVSKSIWDIYLDVALKADITKEQKRDIFESAIKLAASGVACVSFFEKYSDFELNLGFHERSVEILHKGAKNISDLESKCTLWEECINRSEKQLDVNHTRKLYEECIETLPNSKAIKFLLPFAILEESRNEVARCRALLDYGSKLLKPAQNEELWDFWRNFETMHGTKDSFKNMLKARRFLEDTMKVNTEEVSRHADSIEFRASTAKISGSGPPSAEDKGYSNTAEIDLGL; the protein is encoded by the coding sequence ATGGAAATAGATAAATTTGTCAAGGAGGAAGATATTCCGTTTGAGTATGGTGTTGTTAGAGAAAGAGACAATGCTGTATCATGGTCGAGATATTTGGCAACTAAAAGATCAGCAGGCGATGAGTTGAATTTAGATTGGCTATACGAACGTTGTTTGAAGGAGATCAAGGACGACTGGCATCTATGGAAAGAGTTCTTGAAATGGAGGATAGAATTATTGAACGATTGTGATATTTTCAGGCACAAAGATGAATACAATAAGATATCGTTACTATTCGAACAGTGCTTAACATCATGTGGCAAAGTTGGGGATGCATGGATTATGTATATGGAATGGGTAATACAGTTTAAGGATTTGAAGAGGATTAGAGAACTGCTTGGAAAAGCGCTACGATCAATGTCGTGGGAGTACCATGAAGCAATATGGCGTGTTGTCATCGATTTCATTATCAATGAATTGTTAATAGACAACAAGAGGTATGAACTTTCTTTAGAGGATTCCATCTACTATTTTGTTCACGGAGAGCATTCGACGAATTTTGATACAGACCTCTGGTCTTCCTCAATCCTACAGAGATATTCACTTATTTGTGACGACATAGAGCCTTTATTGATCTACATTTTTAAGACTCATGATTGGAGCACGATCGTTCGagtatttgaaaaacatCTATCACCTAATTTAAAGCCATCTCAGACAAGTTTATTTGAACTTTACGTTAGTTACATCACTTCAATGATTCTTGTGGATAATTCAGCAGGGGTTGCTGCGGTAGTGGACCAATGTATCGAATTATTCCCTTTCAAGAAGGGTGAACTTAAGacatatttgatatttaaCCTGATACGTCAAGGAAAAATAACGGAAGCTGAGCTGTACTTAGAGAAAGTTATAAGCGAAACTAAAGACATTATCGAATTTTCTGTATTATATGATTTTTGGATTCGTATGGAGGAGCTATTGACCCAAGAATTaattcaaaagatgaaagaCGATAATTCAGAAAAGCAACGGCTGTTCGCAAATATAAGACTACATGCCGACACTCTAACCTCATTAATAAAAAACCACACTATTAGATTAAACGACTTAGAATTGAGGCGAGAACCCAACAACATCAAATTGTGGCTAGAACGAGTGAAGCTTTTTGATACCATCTCTGATAAAGCTAAAGTTTATGCAGATGCTGTTCTTACCGTGGACTATAGACTTCAGACTACTCCAGGGCTATTAGGAGAATTATGGTGTCAATATTGCAGACTTTTTGAAGaggatattgaaaaatccGAGGTCTTGCTGGACAAAGCCACTAACGTCcctttcaaatttttaGTAGATCTTGAAAATGTTTGGTTATATTGGTGTGAATACAGACTAAAAAGAAGCATTGACGATGCCATAAAAGTTTTGTCCGTTGTATTAGAAATACCAGATAATCATGAATTACTCCTACAAAAATTTGAGAAAGGAGAATCGCCAGCACAAGCAGCAATTTTCTCATCTAAACGCTTATGGGCAATGTACCTTGACTTATTGGAGGTCAAAGGAAACTATGGTACAGCTGTAAATGCGTATGAAACAGCAATACTCATCAAGGCAGCAACACCAGCCATGTTTATTAATTATGCGTTATTAAATGAATCTTCTGGCCATCAAGCAGAAGCTTTGGCTGTTTTCGAAAGGAGTGTTGAGATTTTTCCTCCAAGCGTATCGAAGTCTATTTGGGATATATATCTGGATGTGGCACTCAAAGCTGATATCACTAAAGAGCAAAAAAGAgatatttttgaatctGCTATTAAGCTTGCAGCTTCAGGAGTGGCATGTGTTTcgttctttgaaaagtaCAGCGACTTTGAGTTAAACCTTGGTTTCCACGAGAGAAGTGTCGAGATTTTGCACAAAGGAGCCAAGAATATTTCGGATCTTGAAAGTAAATGTACTTTATGGGAAGAATGCATCAATAGAAGTGAAAAACAATTGGACGTCAATCACACCAGAAAACTATATGAAGAATGTATAGAAACATTGCCCAATTCTAAAGCAATCAAGTTTCTACTTCCATTTGCTATCTTAGAAGAATCGCGTAATGAGGTTGCTCGTTGTAGAGCATTGTTAGACTACGGGAGCAAATTACTGAAGCCCGCACAGAATGAAGAACTTTGGGATTTCTGGAGGAATTTCGAAACTATGCACGGTACAAAAGACTCGTTCAAGAACATGCTAAAAGCACGTAGGTTCCTAGAGGACACAATGAAAGTAAATACAGAGGAAGTATCCAGACATGCAGATAGCATCGAATTTAGGGCGTCAACTGCGAAAATTAGTGGAAGCGGACCACCAAGCGCAGAAGATAAAGGATACTCAAATACGGCTGAAATTGATTTAGGTCTATAA